A genomic region of Rhizobium indicum contains the following coding sequences:
- a CDS encoding helix-turn-helix transcriptional regulator — translation MNDHPQTESATILATSKGRAWRGLEAELLRIPPGRTHISGTPYHRLGIHVGRPVRAQCRCDGREHRRLQKHGDIDVVPAGLDGVWEDDRECMILRLKISKDLFHRAAIDLGRDPAETIVPQFQLRDPRLEAIVWALKAEIEADVPSDNLYADTLATALALRLVEAGGDTSRPVDNGRALSPRQKRMLTDYIEDNLDTSLSLAELAGLAGLSLSHLKTQFRNSFGMPPHQYVMHRRISRAEALIRSSSLPLNQIALEAGFAHQSHMANSMKRPLGVSPGTIARLRN, via the coding sequence ATGAACGATCATCCGCAAACAGAAAGCGCGACAATCCTCGCAACCAGCAAGGGCCGTGCCTGGCGCGGTCTGGAGGCCGAGCTTTTGCGCATTCCGCCCGGCCGCACGCATATTTCAGGCACGCCCTATCATCGCCTCGGAATCCATGTCGGCCGACCGGTGCGGGCGCAATGCCGCTGTGACGGGCGGGAGCATCGCCGACTGCAGAAGCATGGCGATATCGACGTGGTGCCAGCCGGCCTCGATGGCGTCTGGGAGGACGACCGCGAATGCATGATCCTGCGGCTGAAGATCAGCAAGGATCTTTTCCATCGGGCTGCCATCGACCTCGGCCGCGATCCCGCGGAGACGATCGTGCCGCAATTTCAACTCCGCGATCCGCGGCTCGAGGCAATCGTCTGGGCCTTGAAGGCGGAAATCGAGGCGGATGTGCCGTCCGACAATCTCTATGCTGATACGCTGGCGACAGCCTTGGCGCTCCGTCTGGTCGAGGCCGGCGGCGATACCTCCCGTCCGGTGGATAACGGCAGAGCGCTCTCGCCCCGTCAGAAGCGGATGCTCACCGACTACATCGAGGATAATCTCGACACGTCGCTTTCCCTTGCAGAACTGGCAGGTCTTGCCGGACTGAGCCTCTCGCACCTGAAGACGCAGTTTCGAAACAGTTTCGGCATGCCGCCGCATCAGTATGTGATGCATCGCCGGATCTCGCGTGCCGAGGCACTGATCCGGAGCTCCAGCCTGCCGCTGAACCAAATCGCGCTGGAAGCAGGCTTCGCGCATCAAAGCCATATGGCAAACAGCATGAAGCGGCCGCTTGGCGTCAGCCCCGGCACCATCGCCCGCCTGCGTAATTGA
- the soxG gene encoding sarcosine oxidase subunit gamma family protein, whose protein sequence is MSTQISSLTPGVLVETGAVRVAVLPERGRLSLRSRGDPAALNKALGLTLPDRIGRRVIAGETEVIRLGPDEWTILVPVGEVTGLIAACDAIHVEHPHSLVDISGREITLEIEGPKAVELLALGCARDIEIIPVGEGRRTVCDGTTVILWRDSGDRFRMDIWNSFAPHLGHLFEIGSKELAAEIALS, encoded by the coding sequence ATGAGCACGCAGATTTCTTCTCTGACACCCGGCGTCCTGGTCGAAACCGGAGCCGTACGGGTCGCAGTCTTGCCGGAGCGGGGACGGTTGTCGCTGCGCTCCCGCGGCGACCCTGCGGCGCTGAACAAGGCTCTCGGTCTGACGCTTCCTGATCGGATCGGCCGGCGCGTCATCGCCGGCGAAACCGAAGTCATCCGGCTAGGTCCCGACGAATGGACGATCCTCGTCCCCGTCGGTGAGGTGACTGGGCTTATTGCCGCCTGTGACGCAATCCATGTCGAGCATCCCCACAGCCTTGTCGATATTTCAGGGCGTGAGATCACGCTTGAGATCGAGGGCCCGAAAGCGGTGGAGCTGCTGGCGCTCGGCTGCGCCCGCGACATCGAGATCATCCCGGTCGGTGAGGGTCGCAGGACGGTTTGCGACGGAACGACGGTGATCTTGTGGCGCGATTCCGGGGACCGCTTCCGTATGGACATCTGGAATAGTTTCGCACCGCACCTCGGCCATCTGTTTGAAATCGGCAGCAAGGAACTTGCTGCAGAAATCGCCTTATCCTGA
- a CDS encoding sarcosine oxidase subunit beta family protein: MTRFNALNLLRHALTGHKHWDEQWPQKEPKAEYDVVIVGAGGHGLGAAYYLASQHGITNVAVIDKGWLGGGNTGRNTTIIRSNYLYDESARLYDHAVDLWEGLSQELNYNVMYSRRGCLMLAHTVHDVQSFKRHIHANRLNGVDNRWLTKEEAKEYCPPLDLSPNARYPVMGAALQERAGTARHDAVAWGYARGAAARGVDIIENCPVTGIRRNADGSVAGVETAKGFIKAKKVAVSAAGHTSVVMETAGVRLPLESYPLQALVSEPIKPIFPCVVMSNAVHAYISQSDKGELVIGSGTDQYMSYSQRGGLPLIEHTIAAIVEIFPIFNRMRMLRKWGGIVDVTPDRSAILGKTPVPGLYVNCGWGTGGFKATPGAAHTFAWTIAKNEPHPINAPFTLERFRSGRLIDEAAAAAVAH, from the coding sequence ATGACGCGCTTCAACGCACTCAATCTCTTGCGGCATGCACTGACCGGGCATAAGCACTGGGATGAGCAATGGCCGCAGAAAGAGCCAAAAGCCGAATATGACGTTGTCATCGTCGGCGCCGGCGGCCACGGCCTGGGGGCCGCTTATTACCTTGCCAGCCAGCACGGCATTACCAACGTCGCCGTCATCGACAAGGGCTGGCTTGGCGGTGGTAACACCGGTCGCAATACGACGATCATCCGTTCCAACTATCTTTATGACGAGAGTGCGCGCCTTTACGATCACGCGGTTGATCTTTGGGAAGGGCTGAGCCAGGAGCTCAACTACAACGTCATGTATTCGCGTCGAGGCTGCCTCATGCTGGCTCATACCGTGCATGACGTTCAGAGCTTCAAGCGGCATATTCATGCAAATCGGCTGAACGGTGTCGACAACCGATGGCTGACCAAGGAAGAGGCCAAGGAATATTGCCCTCCCCTGGATCTGTCACCCAACGCCCGCTACCCGGTGATGGGCGCCGCCCTTCAAGAGAGGGCTGGCACAGCCCGTCACGACGCCGTCGCCTGGGGATATGCGCGCGGTGCAGCGGCGAGAGGCGTTGATATCATCGAGAACTGCCCGGTCACCGGGATCCGCCGCAACGCCGACGGTTCGGTCGCCGGCGTCGAAACGGCCAAGGGATTTATCAAGGCAAAAAAGGTTGCGGTCTCGGCGGCCGGCCATACCTCGGTCGTCATGGAAACCGCTGGGGTGCGGTTGCCGCTGGAGAGCTATCCGCTGCAGGCATTGGTTTCCGAGCCGATCAAGCCAATTTTCCCGTGCGTGGTGATGTCGAATGCGGTCCATGCCTATATCAGCCAGTCAGACAAAGGCGAACTGGTCATTGGATCGGGGACCGATCAGTACATGTCCTACTCGCAACGTGGAGGACTGCCGCTGATCGAGCATACGATCGCCGCCATCGTCGAGATCTTTCCCATCTTCAACCGCATGCGGATGCTGCGAAAATGGGGCGGCATCGTCGATGTCACACCCGATCGCTCGGCTATTCTCGGTAAGACACCGGTTCCCGGGCTGTACGTCAATTGCGGCTGGGGCACCGGCGGTTTCAAGGCCACGCCGGGAGCGGCGCACACCTTCGCCTGGACCATCGCGAAAAACGAACCGCATCCGATCAATGCGCCCTTCACGCTTGAACGCTTCCGTTCCGGCCGCCTGATCGACGAAGCCGCCGCCGCCGCCGTAGCACATTGA
- a CDS encoding GntR family transcriptional regulator translates to MELDPDQDLDEVGLSEQYGLSRTPVREIFRRLEGEGYVDIRANRGARVIPMNHQTLRHFFLVAPMIYAAIGRLAVQNFKPKQLGNLKDTQERFRTASVSGDALAMVLENNRFHEIIGEMSANAYLQPSLGRLLIDHARIGHTFFRPRNDDMRQRLQLAVEHHDGFISAIGAHDEDAVVDLVFEHWELSRENMEMFIAPQGMKADALVEVPAAAMEKSS, encoded by the coding sequence ATGGAGCTCGACCCCGATCAGGATCTGGACGAGGTAGGCTTGAGCGAGCAGTACGGGCTTTCGCGCACGCCGGTTCGGGAAATCTTCCGACGTCTCGAAGGCGAGGGCTACGTCGACATCCGGGCGAACCGCGGCGCGCGCGTCATCCCGATGAACCACCAGACGCTCAGGCACTTCTTTCTGGTCGCGCCGATGATCTACGCAGCGATCGGTCGCCTCGCCGTCCAGAACTTCAAGCCGAAGCAGCTCGGAAACCTTAAGGACACGCAGGAACGCTTCCGCACGGCAAGTGTGTCCGGCGACGCTCTCGCGATGGTGCTGGAGAACAACCGGTTCCACGAGATCATCGGCGAGATGTCGGCCAACGCCTATCTGCAGCCGAGCCTCGGCCGCCTGCTCATCGACCACGCGCGGATCGGCCACACCTTCTTCCGGCCGCGCAACGACGACATGCGCCAGCGGCTGCAATTGGCGGTCGAACATCACGACGGCTTCATCTCCGCCATCGGTGCCCACGATGAGGACGCGGTCGTCGACCTGGTGTTCGAACATTGGGAATTGTCGCGGGAGAACATGGAGATGTTCATTGCGCCACAGGGAATGAAGGCTGACGCACTCGTCGAAGTGCCCGCCGCAGCGATGGAGAAATCGTCTTGA
- a CDS encoding proline iminopeptidase-family hydrolase, which translates to MGEVTTNEAYLPFRDYRTWYRVTGSLESGKLPLVVAHGGPGCTHDYVDSFKDIAALDGRPVIHYDQLGNGNSTRLPEKGPDFWTVGLFLEELDALLSHLGIQHRYAFLGQSWGGMLGAEHAVRRPQGLKALVIANSPANMHTWVSEANRLRQELPKEVQDTLLKHELAGSLTDPEYIAASRVFYDRHVCRVVPWPPEVARTFAIMDEDNTVYRNMNGPTEFHVIGTMKDWTIENRLDRIEAPTLLISGKYDEATPLVVRPYLERVPGCEWVLFENSSHMPHVEEKQLCLATVSGFLSRHD; encoded by the coding sequence GTGGGCGAAGTCACGACCAACGAAGCCTATCTGCCCTTTCGCGACTATCGCACCTGGTATCGCGTCACGGGTTCGCTGGAGAGCGGCAAGCTGCCTCTCGTCGTCGCCCATGGCGGACCGGGCTGCACGCATGATTATGTCGATTCCTTCAAGGATATAGCCGCCCTCGACGGTCGTCCGGTCATCCATTACGACCAGCTCGGCAACGGCAACTCCACCCGCCTTCCGGAAAAGGGCCCGGATTTCTGGACGGTCGGCCTGTTTCTCGAGGAGCTGGACGCGCTGCTTTCCCATCTCGGCATTCAGCATCGTTACGCCTTCCTCGGCCAGTCCTGGGGCGGCATGCTTGGTGCCGAACATGCGGTGCGCCGGCCGCAAGGCCTGAAGGCACTTGTTATCGCCAACTCGCCGGCCAACATGCACACCTGGGTTTCGGAGGCGAACCGGCTGAGGCAGGAACTGCCGAAAGAGGTGCAGGACACGCTGCTGAAGCATGAACTGGCGGGAAGCCTCACCGATCCGGAATATATCGCCGCCTCGCGTGTCTTCTATGACCGCCATGTCTGCCGGGTGGTGCCGTGGCCGCCTGAAGTGGCGCGGACCTTCGCGATCATGGACGAGGACAACACGGTCTACCGTAACATGAACGGCCCGACCGAATTTCACGTCATCGGCACCATGAAGGACTGGACGATCGAGAACAGGCTCGACCGCATCGAAGCCCCGACGCTGCTGATCTCGGGAAAATACGACGAGGCGACACCCTTGGTGGTAAGGCCTTATCTCGAACGCGTTCCGGGCTGCGAATGGGTGCTCTTCGAAAATTCCAGCCACATGCCGCATGTCGAGGAAAAGCAGCTTTGCCTGGCGACCGTTTCTGGTTTCCTGTCGCGGCACGATTGA
- a CDS encoding acetamidase/formamidase family protein, whose translation MTTHRFIPTSFHNVIGSVSPALHIADGDTVVTETLDAAGHGKDGVKQASGPNPMNGPIFVEGAEPGDALKVEIISMIPTRDTGFTRSVVAANVVDPEAVRDLPPRDIAMWAIDREALTVRLSEPVGGLENFVLPLAPMIGCFGVAPSLGQAISTATSGEYGGNMDYRLFGPGTTVRLPVAAPGALFFLGDCHAVQGDGEIVGTGVETTFEVTVRLTVEKKAGLVWPRGETAEDIFTIGNARPLDQALQHATSEMLNWLAADYGLDRTAASHLLGQVVRYDVGNVFDPAYTMACRVAKKWLVRR comes from the coding sequence ATGACCACTCACCGCTTCATTCCGACGAGCTTTCACAATGTCATCGGCTCTGTTTCGCCGGCCCTGCACATCGCCGACGGCGATACCGTCGTCACCGAGACGCTCGATGCTGCCGGGCATGGGAAGGACGGCGTCAAGCAGGCATCCGGCCCCAATCCGATGAACGGCCCGATCTTCGTGGAAGGTGCCGAGCCCGGGGATGCGCTGAAGGTCGAGATCATCAGCATGATCCCGACCAGGGACACGGGTTTTACCCGCAGCGTCGTCGCCGCCAATGTGGTCGATCCCGAGGCGGTTCGCGACCTGCCGCCGCGCGATATCGCCATGTGGGCGATCGACCGCGAAGCCCTGACCGTCAGGCTTTCCGAGCCGGTCGGCGGCCTCGAAAATTTCGTTCTGCCTCTCGCCCCGATGATCGGCTGCTTCGGCGTGGCGCCCAGCCTCGGCCAGGCGATATCGACCGCAACCAGCGGCGAATATGGCGGCAACATGGATTATCGGTTGTTCGGCCCCGGCACCACGGTCCGCTTGCCCGTAGCGGCCCCCGGCGCCTTGTTCTTTCTCGGCGACTGCCATGCCGTGCAAGGGGATGGCGAAATCGTCGGAACCGGCGTCGAGACGACATTCGAGGTCACGGTACGGCTGACGGTGGAAAAGAAGGCCGGACTGGTCTGGCCGCGCGGAGAAACGGCCGAAGACATCTTCACCATCGGCAACGCCCGGCCCCTCGATCAGGCGCTCCAGCACGCCACCAGCGAAATGTTGAATTGGCTGGCAGCGGATTACGGCCTGGACAGAACGGCGGCCAGCCATCTGCTCGGCCAGGTGGTGCGCTATGATGTCGGCAATGTCTTCGACCCGGCCTATACGATGGCTTGCCGTGTTGCCAAGAAATGGCTGGTTCGCCGATAG
- a CDS encoding GlxA family transcriptional regulator, with protein sequence MIAPRTKKRLSVAFLLADRFTLSAFANFVDVLRLAADEADRSRPILCEWTVLSDDMNSVQSSCGVKVQPDTRLKHAERYDYIVVVGGLIGDKSALTAEAIRFLKSSAEIGVPIIGLCTGVFILHEAGLLDGYRCCVSWFHHQDFLDRFSAEQLVADQIFVIDRDRLTCSGGHGAAHLAAFLVERHVGQSAAIKSLNIMMIDNALSGEKPQPGQQTRRIASDPLVKKTILRMQQNIEVPKTVIDLADELGVGRRGLERRFLTDLKISPAKVYLELRLDRVLSLLRTTDWTITQIAMATGFCDAPHLSRALSAEHGFTPGEYRKAQGGRSTSAEEFAVGVLLPKS encoded by the coding sequence ATGATCGCGCCTCGCACCAAAAAGCGCCTGAGTGTCGCTTTTCTTCTTGCCGACCGGTTCACGCTCTCGGCCTTCGCGAATTTTGTCGATGTGCTTCGCCTCGCCGCCGACGAGGCTGACCGCTCCCGGCCTATTCTATGCGAATGGACCGTTCTGTCGGACGACATGAACAGCGTGCAGTCGAGTTGCGGCGTCAAGGTGCAACCGGATACGCGTCTTAAACATGCGGAACGATATGATTACATCGTGGTCGTTGGCGGGCTGATCGGCGACAAGAGCGCGCTCACAGCCGAGGCAATCCGTTTTCTGAAGAGCTCCGCCGAAATCGGCGTCCCGATCATTGGGTTGTGCACAGGCGTCTTCATCCTGCATGAGGCAGGATTGCTCGACGGTTATCGATGCTGCGTCAGCTGGTTTCATCATCAGGATTTTCTTGACCGATTCAGCGCAGAGCAATTGGTCGCCGACCAGATTTTCGTCATCGACCGCGATCGGCTCACATGTTCTGGAGGTCACGGGGCAGCCCATCTGGCGGCTTTCCTGGTTGAGCGGCACGTGGGCCAGTCTGCCGCCATTAAAAGCCTGAACATCATGATGATCGACAACGCGTTAAGCGGAGAAAAGCCGCAGCCGGGTCAACAAACAAGGCGCATAGCGAGCGATCCGCTGGTGAAGAAAACAATCCTGCGCATGCAGCAAAATATCGAAGTACCGAAGACGGTCATCGACCTGGCGGACGAGCTTGGCGTCGGACGACGGGGGCTCGAGCGGCGGTTCCTGACGGATCTGAAGATCAGTCCGGCCAAGGTCTATCTCGAACTCCGGCTGGATCGAGTGCTTTCGCTTTTGCGCACCACGGACTGGACGATCACGCAGATTGCCATGGCCACAGGGTTCTGTGACGCGCCACACCTGTCCCGGGCCCTGAGTGCTGAGCATGGGTTCACGCCGGGGGAATATCGCAAGGCGCAAGGCGGGCGCTCGACCAGCGCCGAGGAATTCGCCGTCGGCGTTCTTCTCCCGAAATCCTGA
- a CDS encoding helix-turn-helix transcriptional regulator, with protein MLDDPILDDIGTIRRQFTAHETLDGRIDQAFEAMKQIGFEALIYDYTPVPYDLDGAIMIPSLLKLRNISDDMHDYWFNRGYFRIDPVQQVALRTSAPFFWNYDPDADTLINRFMNDDTVPVTRYLSERDMSTGVTVPVHMPRGDYATVTGIRFGRNKDFERHALRYIADFNLLAHVFHETAYSLFDTRAKSVGTIRLTERERECLRHSAEGYSAKEISRIIDRSVPTVVMHLNAATKKLGARNRTQAVVRATHYRLLEDRPTHNWPPYNL; from the coding sequence ATGCTTGACGACCCCATTCTTGACGACATTGGAACGATCCGACGGCAGTTTACAGCGCACGAAACGCTGGACGGCCGAATCGACCAAGCCTTCGAGGCGATGAAGCAGATCGGCTTCGAGGCGCTGATCTACGACTATACACCCGTTCCCTACGATCTCGACGGCGCGATCATGATACCATCGCTGCTGAAGCTGCGGAATATTTCAGACGACATGCACGACTACTGGTTCAATCGCGGCTATTTCCGTATCGATCCGGTGCAGCAGGTGGCGCTGCGCACCTCCGCACCCTTCTTCTGGAACTATGACCCGGACGCCGACACGCTGATCAACCGTTTCATGAACGACGACACCGTGCCGGTGACCCGCTATTTAAGCGAACGCGATATGTCTACCGGTGTCACCGTCCCGGTTCATATGCCACGCGGCGACTATGCGACCGTCACCGGTATCCGCTTCGGCCGGAACAAAGATTTCGAACGGCACGCACTGCGCTATATCGCCGACTTCAACCTGCTTGCCCATGTTTTCCATGAGACCGCCTATTCGCTTTTCGATACGCGGGCGAAGAGCGTCGGCACGATCCGCCTGACCGAGCGGGAACGGGAATGCCTGCGCCATTCGGCGGAAGGCTACTCCGCCAAGGAAATTTCCCGCATCATCGACCGTTCCGTACCGACTGTCGTGATGCATCTGAACGCCGCGACAAAGAAACTCGGCGCGCGCAACCGCACCCAGGCCGTGGTGCGCGCCACCCATTACCGTCTGCTCGAAGACCGGCCGACCCATAATTGGCCACCCTATAACTTGTGA
- the glyA gene encoding serine hydroxymethyltransferase, whose product MFDRLSQTTVSDVAVASAIAEELERQKTQIELIASENIVSRDVLAAQGSVLTNKYAEGYPGKRYYGGCEFVDKVEQVAIDRLKQLFGAEFANVQPHSGAQANQAVFLALLQPGDRIMGLSLAHGGHLTHGSPVTMSGKWFDVVSYEVDADTHLIDMEKVREKALETKPKLIVAGASAYPRQIDFAGFRKIADEVGAYLMVDMAHYAGLIAGGKYPNPVPHAHIVTSTTHKTLRGPRGGVILTNDAELAKKLNSAVFPGNQGGPLMRVIAAKAVAFGEALRPEFADYAGQVISNAQALARVLKDGGLGIVSGGTDSHMVLVDLRPKGVTGKVAEIALERAGLTCNKNAIPNDPEKPFVTSGIRLGSSAGTTRGFREAEFEKIGVLILTVIDALSQNPEGIAESEAEVRTQVCALCEAFPIYGS is encoded by the coding sequence ATGTTTGACCGTTTGTCACAAACCACCGTTTCCGACGTGGCGGTTGCCAGCGCCATCGCCGAAGAACTTGAGCGGCAGAAGACCCAGATCGAGCTGATCGCTTCGGAGAACATCGTTTCTCGGGACGTTCTGGCGGCGCAAGGATCGGTGCTGACAAACAAATATGCCGAGGGCTACCCAGGGAAACGCTACTACGGCGGCTGCGAATTCGTCGACAAGGTCGAGCAGGTGGCCATCGACCGGCTGAAGCAGCTCTTCGGAGCAGAATTCGCGAATGTGCAGCCGCATTCCGGCGCGCAGGCCAATCAAGCGGTCTTCCTTGCGCTTCTGCAGCCCGGAGATCGGATCATGGGTCTGTCGCTCGCCCATGGCGGGCACCTCACCCACGGATCGCCGGTGACCATGTCGGGTAAATGGTTCGATGTGGTCTCGTATGAAGTCGATGCCGACACACATCTCATCGACATGGAAAAGGTCCGCGAAAAGGCTCTGGAGACGAAGCCAAAGTTGATCGTCGCAGGTGCCTCGGCCTATCCTCGCCAGATCGACTTTGCCGGGTTCCGCAAGATCGCCGACGAGGTCGGGGCCTATTTGATGGTCGACATGGCCCACTACGCCGGTCTGATCGCAGGCGGCAAATACCCAAACCCGGTACCCCACGCCCATATCGTCACCTCGACGACCCATAAGACCCTGCGCGGGCCGCGCGGGGGTGTCATCCTGACCAATGATGCCGAACTGGCGAAGAAACTGAACTCCGCTGTGTTCCCCGGCAATCAGGGCGGCCCTCTGATGCGTGTCATTGCTGCCAAGGCCGTGGCATTTGGTGAAGCGCTGCGGCCTGAGTTTGCCGATTACGCCGGCCAGGTCATCTCCAATGCCCAAGCCCTGGCAAGAGTTCTGAAGGACGGTGGCCTCGGGATCGTTTCGGGTGGTACGGACAGTCACATGGTCCTGGTTGATCTGCGCCCGAAAGGCGTAACCGGCAAGGTGGCTGAAATTGCGCTGGAACGCGCGGGCCTGACCTGCAACAAGAATGCAATCCCGAACGATCCGGAAAAGCCCTTCGTTACCTCAGGTATTCGTTTGGGGAGTTCGGCCGGAACCACGCGCGGCTTCCGTGAAGCCGAGTTCGAAAAGATCGGCGTGCTGATCCTGACTGTTATCGATGCGCTGTCGCAGAACCCGGAGGGCATCGCCGAGTCCGAGGCGGAGGTGCGCACACAAGTCTGCGCTTTGTGCGAGGCGTTTCCGATCTATGGTTCATAA
- a CDS encoding NAD(P)H-binding protein, producing MIMFVIFGATGKVGKATITRLRAEGAPVRAVLRDPAKAAPLAALGCEIAMAEVGDVEAMAAAMKDATAVQLICPIDPRAADASRQMLQSIERMAEAIDAARPPRILEISDYGAHLTIDTGITSLFRAMEERFRRCSTRVSFLRSAEHMENWARYLKIAGETGVMPSMHQPLARPFPTVSAADIGDMAADLLLADQDHGPSPRIVHGEGPREYTALEIAAAVGRLSTRRVVAHELPRADWPATLIRAGLSESYADLIVRLGDAHNQGLIGAEAGVGEIRRGRTGLSAALEPFRPDIRQAVSR from the coding sequence ATGATCATGTTTGTCATCTTCGGCGCCACCGGCAAGGTCGGCAAGGCAACGATAACAAGGCTTCGGGCCGAGGGCGCACCCGTCAGGGCGGTGCTCCGTGATCCCGCCAAGGCTGCGCCCCTTGCGGCACTCGGATGCGAGATCGCCATGGCCGAGGTCGGCGATGTCGAAGCCATGGCCGCCGCGATGAAAGATGCGACGGCTGTACAGCTCATCTGCCCGATCGATCCGCGCGCCGCCGATGCCAGCCGCCAGATGCTGCAGTCGATCGAGCGGATGGCGGAGGCGATCGATGCCGCCCGGCCGCCGCGCATCTTGGAGATCTCGGATTACGGCGCGCATCTGACGATCGATACCGGCATTACCAGCTTGTTTCGCGCGATGGAGGAGCGGTTCCGGCGCTGCAGCACCAGGGTGAGCTTCCTGCGTTCGGCCGAACATATGGAAAACTGGGCACGCTACCTGAAGATCGCCGGCGAGACCGGCGTGATGCCGAGCATGCACCAGCCGCTGGCACGACCCTTCCCGACCGTCTCCGCCGCCGATATCGGTGATATGGCCGCCGACCTTCTGCTGGCTGACCAGGATCATGGCCCTTCGCCGCGGATCGTCCATGGCGAGGGGCCGCGCGAATACACGGCGCTTGAGATCGCTGCGGCCGTGGGGCGGTTATCGACTCGGCGCGTCGTCGCACACGAACTGCCGCGTGCCGATTGGCCGGCAACGTTGATCCGCGCAGGACTTTCGGAAAGTTACGCCGATCTGATCGTCAGGCTCGGCGATGCGCACAACCAAGGTCTGATCGGAGCGGAAGCCGGCGTCGGTGAAATCCGCCGTGGCCGCACGGGGCTTTCCGCTGCCCTTGAACCATTTCGTCCCGACATCCGGCAGGCTGTGTCGCGATAG
- a CDS encoding sarcosine oxidase subunit delta, translated as MLLIRCPYCNETLPEAEFTYAGQAHIVRASDPSSQSDEQWEEFLFIRANVKGPHYERWRHLHGCGRFFNAVRDTVSDRFLTTYAAGELRPDLATLPGLPAGSEVLK; from the coding sequence ATGCTGCTGATCCGTTGCCCTTACTGCAATGAAACCCTGCCCGAGGCGGAGTTCACCTACGCCGGCCAGGCCCACATCGTTCGCGCGTCCGATCCTTCGTCACAGTCCGACGAGCAGTGGGAGGAGTTTCTGTTTATCCGCGCCAACGTCAAAGGCCCGCACTACGAACGCTGGCGGCACCTGCATGGTTGCGGCCGGTTTTTCAACGCGGTGCGCGACACGGTCAGCGATCGGTTCCTGACAACCTATGCAGCGGGCGAGCTGCGCCCCGATCTTGCTACATTGCCCGGCCTGCCAGCCGGTTCGGAGGTGCTGAAATGA
- a CDS encoding dihydrodipicolinate synthase family protein, protein MKFEGIYTPAVTPLNPGGQIDRPAFAAVLESLIEAKVHGIIVGGSTGEYYAQSAQERFELAAYAKDVIGSRLPLIIGTGATRTEDSAEYAKAAKEIGADAILVSSPPYALPTERENAVHALTIDRAANMPIMLYNYPARMGVVMGEEYFARVGKSKNVVAIKESSGDMANLHLLARKFPHISLSCGWDDQALEFFAWGAKSWVCAGSNFLPREHVALYEACVNEKNFDKGRAIMTAMLPLMDFLECGKFVQSIKHGCELIGLSTGPVRAPLRPLNSEEKRTLQTVVTTLKRTVAQITSGANHA, encoded by the coding sequence TTGAAATTCGAAGGTATCTACACTCCGGCGGTGACCCCGCTAAATCCTGGTGGGCAAATAGACAGGCCAGCATTCGCCGCTGTACTGGAATCGCTGATCGAAGCGAAGGTCCATGGCATCATCGTTGGCGGTTCGACCGGCGAATATTATGCGCAGAGCGCCCAGGAGCGTTTTGAGCTGGCCGCCTATGCCAAGGATGTCATCGGCTCACGCCTGCCGCTCATCATCGGAACGGGTGCGACGCGGACGGAGGACTCCGCCGAATACGCCAAGGCCGCGAAGGAAATCGGCGCCGATGCTATCCTGGTGTCCTCCCCTCCGTATGCGCTGCCCACAGAGCGCGAGAATGCCGTTCACGCGCTCACCATCGACCGTGCAGCCAACATGCCGATCATGCTCTACAACTATCCGGCCCGCATGGGCGTCGTGATGGGCGAAGAATATTTCGCCCGTGTGGGCAAATCGAAGAACGTCGTCGCCATTAAGGAAAGCTCCGGCGACATGGCCAATCTCCATTTGCTGGCCCGCAAGTTCCCGCACATCTCGCTGTCCTGCGGCTGGGACGACCAGGCGCTCGAATTCTTCGCCTGGGGGGCAAAGAGCTGGGTCTGCGCCGGCTCGAACTTCCTTCCGCGTGAACACGTGGCTCTCTACGAAGCCTGCGTGAACGAGAAGAATTTCGACAAGGGCCGCGCCATCATGACCGCGATGCTGCCGCTGATGGATTTCCTCGAATGCGGGAAGTTCGTCCAGTCGATCAAGCACGGTTGCGAACTGATCGGTCTCAGCACGGGGCCGGTTCGCGCGCCGCTTCGCCCGCTCAATTCGGAAGAAAAAAGAACCCTCCAGACTGTCGTTACCACCTTGAAGCGCACGGTCGCCCAGATCACGTCGGGAGCAAATCATGCATGA